Proteins found in one Amphiura filiformis chromosome 14, Afil_fr2py, whole genome shotgun sequence genomic segment:
- the LOC140169382 gene encoding uncharacterized protein, whose translation MCELPVSLTCDPNPCTNGGQCILDQSENKGYRCNCSPGYSGAICEKSQQCTTDSDCNGATCKNGNCDCTSIGDYFGPTCQDRKALVGFEETAYAFREGEGMVSAYITRTFNTDITTTVRVTAVSAVGVVQATVNVDYTFDPNPMIEQFNQGDDRRRVEFQLINENMQEADEYFDLELSIDMSSGAQARVLDEARVARIKIKAGDGSTGW comes from the exons ATGTGTGAGC ttcCGGTCTCCCTAACATGCGATCCGAATCCGTGTACAAACGGAGGCCAGTGTATCTTAGATCAGTCCGAAAACAAAGGGTATAGGTGTAACTGCAGCCCTGGATATTCAGGAGCGATTTGTGAAA AATCACAGCAATGTACAACAGACAGTGACTGCAATGGAGCTACGTGCAAAAACGGCAATTGTGATTGTACAAGTATTGGAGACTACTTCGGTCCAACATGTCAAG ATAGGAAAGCCTTGGTTGGATTTGAAGAAACAGCGTATGCATTTCGTGAAGGTGAAGGCATGGTATCCGCTTACATTACAAGAACTTTCAATACTGACATCACGACTACAGTTA GAGTAACTGCAGTATCAGCAGTCGGAGTAGTGCAAGCCACAGTAAACGTCGACTACACGTTCGATCCAAACCCTATGATCGAGCAATTCAATCAAGGGGACGACCGTAGAAGAGTGGAATTCCAACTCATTAATGAGAACATGCAAGAGGCGGACGAGTATTTTGATTTGGAGTTGTCTATTGATATGTCATCTGGCGCACAAGCCAGAGTCCTCGATGAAGCGCGCGTAGCGAGGATTAAGATCAAAGCGGGTGATGGATCAACAGGTTGGTAA